Proteins co-encoded in one uncultured Draconibacterium sp. genomic window:
- a CDS encoding glycosyl hydrolase family 8, with protein sequence MNYNLEPTMNKEMRRTLCFFITLLLLFPATKMFGQQQEKKQGAYYSGKYRNLFAEAGYAQKDIDAKLEKAYHDLFEGPNRIYFEVEDSLAYVSDIKNNDARTEGLSYGLMVAVQFNKKEVFDKLWRWTKKYMQHQSGAREGYFAWSINPETNRPNSPGSASDGELYFVTSLLFASNLWGNDTGIDYYAEARRILDAMWEKDGSNRVNNIINVEHKQISFVPEGGGYNWTDPSYHVPAFMEVWADFANDGHEQFYRDCADTARVFLHRACHPETGLNYDYANFDGSKHESPWMPQAFRYDSWRVPMNIAMDYIWFGKDKNWQEDYAGRFQGFLRSEGINDFVDQYNPDGTKPEWILQAGGFRKLRHSLGLVSTSATLSMVDDVDPEFDFVHKIWNAKLEPYEDGYFDPYYDGLLYLFSLMHLSGNYQAILPVN encoded by the coding sequence ATGAATTATAACTTAGAACCTACGATGAATAAAGAAATGAGAAGAACGCTCTGTTTCTTCATCACATTATTGCTGCTGTTTCCGGCAACCAAAATGTTCGGACAGCAGCAAGAAAAAAAACAAGGAGCCTATTATTCCGGTAAATACCGAAATCTTTTTGCCGAAGCCGGATACGCACAGAAAGATATCGATGCTAAATTGGAAAAAGCATATCACGATCTTTTTGAAGGACCCAATCGTATCTATTTCGAGGTTGAAGATTCGTTGGCTTACGTTTCGGATATTAAAAATAATGATGCACGAACCGAAGGCCTTTCGTATGGTTTGATGGTGGCTGTTCAGTTTAATAAAAAAGAAGTATTTGATAAACTCTGGCGATGGACAAAAAAGTACATGCAGCATCAATCAGGGGCACGTGAAGGGTATTTTGCCTGGAGTATTAATCCGGAAACTAACCGGCCGAATTCGCCAGGCTCAGCCTCGGATGGCGAGCTGTATTTTGTAACATCACTGCTGTTTGCATCCAACCTTTGGGGCAACGATACCGGAATTGACTATTACGCCGAAGCACGCCGTATTTTAGATGCCATGTGGGAAAAAGATGGCTCTAACAGAGTAAACAACATTATCAACGTCGAGCATAAACAAATAAGTTTTGTTCCCGAAGGTGGGGGCTACAACTGGACAGATCCATCGTATCATGTACCGGCGTTTATGGAAGTTTGGGCCGATTTTGCCAACGACGGACACGAGCAGTTTTACCGCGATTGCGCCGATACTGCCCGGGTTTTTCTACATCGGGCATGTCATCCTGAAACCGGCCTGAACTACGATTATGCCAATTTTGATGGCTCAAAACACGAATCACCCTGGATGCCACAGGCGTTTCGCTACGACTCGTGGCGGGTGCCTATGAATATCGCCATGGACTACATTTGGTTTGGCAAGGATAAAAACTGGCAGGAGGATTATGCCGGTCGTTTCCAGGGATTTTTACGATCGGAAGGAATTAACGATTTTGTCGATCAGTACAACCCCGACGGAACCAAGCCGGAATGGATACTTCAGGCAGGTGGCTTCCGAAAATTACGCCACTCGTTGGGATTAGTATCTACTTCGGCAACGCTGTCGATGGTGGACGACGTTGATCCTGAATTTGACTTTGTACACAAAATTTGGAATGCTAAACTGGAGCCCTACGAAGATGGCTACTTCGACCCTTATTACGATGGTTTGCTGTATCTATTCAGCTTAATGCACCTGAGCGGAAATTACCAGGCAATTTTACCTGTTAATTAG